In Labeo rohita strain BAU-BD-2019 chromosome 8, IGBB_LRoh.1.0, whole genome shotgun sequence, the genomic window ctatgacttcacgcattatgtaatcatgttggaaacagttcTTCATCTGTATACTTAGGTTCAAatggtagggtagggtgaaaaacttttttttcccttcaacttcaaaatcgtccaacctttttttataaaggctgtttgactttctttgcacgttcgctttgcaAACATTGGGTTGGTACTTTCGTCTATGTCGCGCGCGCATGATTATATAATGCAtgaggttgagctagtgcaaaatgagcatttgtggttaaaaagtatatacatttttatttttcttagaaaacgactgatcgttttactagataagacccttattccttgggtgggattgtgtagagccctttgaagctgcattgaaactgcaatttggaagttcaaaccacTGGGAACCATAGACGTTCACTATATGGTGAAAcaccctggaatgttttcctcaaaaaaactttatttctttgcgactgaagaaattatatatattgtatattgatTGTTACATTTATAGTCGCCTTTCAgtaattttttaactttagcATAGAGAAGTTTAAATGTTGGCTgataatagaaattaatttttgccTTCTGGCCTCTTCACAAGTTAGTACAGAGAAGAATTATCACGCTCATAAGTAATTACCCAGTAAAGCACATCAGTCCAGCTCTCCATTGTGATACACTGAAAGACTGTGAGCATGGCAAAGCCGAAGTTGTCAAAATGGGTGATGCCAAAGTTGGGACCAGGCCAACCTCCCCGACATTCAGTGCCATTAATGGTGCATCGACGCCCGTGTCCAGCCTGAGCACATGGTGACGGCTTCTCATTCTCCCTGATGGCAATGATATCTGAAACAAAGTTTGAAAACTTTGATCTTTTACTGTTATACAATACTGCCATAGATTTGTCAATccattatcattaaaataaggTATTTTCTTTTACATATCTTAAGCTTTTCAGTTATGAGATTCACTTTGTTTAAAGATCTCAGTCTCCATAATAAAAAGACTTACTAGTGCCCTGGTAGTAGCATGTCTTGTGCATTTTACACTTGAACAGCTCCAAACCCATAATGGCGTAAATGGTGACCATGAAGAAGACCAGCAATGCAATGTGGAAGAGGGGCAACATGGACTTCAGAATAGAGCTCATTACCACCTGGAGGCCTAGATGACAACAAATACACTTTTAACACACCACTTTTTTCAATATTTGGCAATATCATgattatataataatgttacaaGAAAGTTAACAAAGCGCACAGCACTGgctcattttgttaaaaattttaTACGAGTGTACTTATAGTAGGCTAATTATGATATGTGACcctaaaccacaaaaccagtcataagttgcacgagtatattagtagcaatagccaaaaatacactgtatgggttaaaatgatagttttctcttttatgcaaacaatcattaggatattaagtaaagatcatgttccattaagatattttgtatatttcctaccataaatatatcaaaatgtaacttcaaacttcatttggacaactttaaaggtgattttctcaatattttgattttttttgcaccctcagattccagattttcaaatagttgtcctatcctaacaaaccacacatcattggaaagtttatttattcagccttcatatgatgtataaatctcaattttaaaaaattgacccttatgactggttttgtggcccagggtcacatattatcttCTCAGTATATTTAAGATCTAGCATTACAGTCAAATGTTGCCCTACTTGTGGTGTTAAAACGTCTTACTGGGAACTCCCGATACGAGTCGCAGCGGTCGCAAGACACGAAATGCTCTAAGAGCCTTCATATCAAACCCTCCTCCTTTCTCTTTGGGAACTCCTGCTATTGTGTTGATGGTGTCCACAACAAGTGTGAAGAGTCTGCAGAAGCAATTTAAAAGGACTATTATTCAAGAAATGCAAAACAATTAATTCAGGACACTTTTGGGAATCATTTCAGGGGACAACTGTGTTTCGTTTATGACCtttggacattttaaaatgccatcTTACCCCATGAACACAATGACGAAGTCTAATATGTTCCAACAATTTCGTAAATAGGCTCCTTCATGGAATAGGAGCCCATACGCTACTATCTTTAGGAAGCACTCCAGAGTGAAAATGACTAGGAAGATGTACTCCAGACTCTCCTGCAAGGAAACAATAAATGTAATAGAAGGGGTTAATGTGGTGTAAAACACGATacagtcacaattctgacttttttctcacaatcctGTGAACTGTAGTTTCTACATCCTAAAATTACTTTGTATCTTAGAGGGGGTTTTAGCAGCTTTAACACATTGTCAACTGCATCACATGGATCATTTGTTCTGAAAAATGTGCAAAGCGCCACTGAAACCGGAATATTTTGCCAAACGAAACAATGTGCAACGAGGATCTAATCAGTATGTTTATACAGTGCACAGCCTCTCATTCTACACCAACAGGCCCTATCAACCTAATTCTGACCATGTCTACTGAGATCCACTCTCAGCTCCTGTTTCATGACTTAGTATCCGAGGAATGGACGGTCCATCGGCGTAAGTCACTGTAACCCCAGGGGAGTAAATAAGTGAGCGGGGCTCAGATTTGTGCCATCTGAAATGTAATAACACTCTATGTTCTGAGAAAGGAGAATAGGACTGCACACGCTAGTGGAAAGAGTGTGTGACCTACATACCGTCAAAGCTTGAGTCATGAAATAAGCTTATGTAAAGaggatttattattatatttaattgtttctatagctgaaacaaaaaaaggttacaCAGCAATGCGGTAAATGATCTCATCATTGTGCAGTTGTGCAGCTGACCCTCAACATGAGACAGAACTGTCATGTCAATAGAATCTATATTAATTTCTCATTTGATGCGTCATGAAAATCCCCTTCTGAGATTTGGGTGTATTTATAAGCACCACACTTGTACCTTCAGACATGCACATCTCAAATCAAAGACTAAATATAAAACCCATGACACAAAACAGCACCTGCTAGCAAggtatatttttagtttgtaaAACATCTAAgcatataaattcataattatatttaagtttAACTAATAAGAGCTTATGTATATAAATCACAAATTTGTCCTGGGCGAAAACGTTAGCGCACACGTATCAGTTTCAAAACAAATACATCCCCCTCATAACCCAAGGGCTAAAGACTTGAGTAGGCAACAATTTGAACAACACCTTATCTTGGAAATCTTTAagtatttcagatttttttggtaacacaCCATGAGGTGCATCTAAGACATAACTATCCCCGAGTTCAGCCTTGCAATAGAGCGTTTTCACGACGCAttatcaatcggccatattggcaggacagaatgtaaacaatgcactAAACCAAATGAAACTAgcatattttgcttatttttgctgctgaaaattgtcaattattgtaatgttttgggctgtactaatcagtcggaccgggaaaaaacatttggagtactatagactggcAAAAGTTATAACACATCAAGGAGCAGAGTGtaaaaaaactgaggaacatttgtgggttttggttggccaaactgaatcaGGATATCCAGGGCATGAATCTTTACAACATTAGTgcttgttcttatcatttccagccAGGCAGgcgaaatattaggctaatatcttaactGCTCGTAtgcatctttaccacctattaattttagtttgtcaaaatattgtgcccttttctgcttactatgtccttctctatatgatttagcagcttccacaccccataaattagcagaacaacatattcagtagtacattaaccgtgcaatccattctgttgtttacatctgagtatcaccaatatggctgtgcatccgggtaactgaccaaaccgtgacgtaagtgcaaaccctctattgcagtataatgttttgttttagctACCTGCAGTagcatttgttttattagttgatgcaaattatctgtaatcagagattattaatttaacatgtaTGATAAATGTAGTTTAAGAACATCTCACCAATGTTAAGTTGGTGTTGTTGGTGTCCTCTTCAGGCATGGGCAGAAACACAGCCAAAGCTACACAGTTAGCGAAGATAGTTAGCAGGATAATGATTTCAAAAGGTCTGATGGCATCTGCTCAGGAAAACAATGGGTAGACATGACAAAAACAGCCACTGGAAAATGGAGgtaatgttttttcttactCAAGTTGGTGATATGAGTAGGGATTGAATAaagattttaacaaaaattaacattcacCCAGTGCCAAATACAAGTAAAAGTGGCTTTGGTGATTGAATACAAGAGAATGTTGAGTAATCATTTGGTCAATAACTAAATTAGAATCACTGACACACAAACCATCTACTAAAGTCAGTTTTACCTCAGGGTAAACATTTACAACGACAGAATATCTAATGAATACATGAATTCATGACCGGAATTATAATCATCAATTATTGCTTTTTCGGTTTAAAGTACGTGACACGCACTAATAAATTAGTGAATTTCTACCACTAGAGGGTGTAATCAGAATTTCCCTGCCAGCTCAGCATCATGTCCGCTAGTGATCCCACACAACAGCTGTACACAACCAGAATATCGTTAAACTGTATAAATACGCCTAATGCAAAAAGAGCTCCAAAATCACATCTCCTATTCACCTCAGCACGAAAGCCAGAACACTTTTACATGAAAATCTCCAGTTCAGATTACATTTATATGCGTCCTAATGAACTAATCAGGAACTGAAAGTTTCACTTCGTAAAGCAAATGTTTACTGTATGTCTGTTTTTTCTCCAAGGGTGGTCTCAAAAAGGGATGCTGCTTACAACACTTTACGAATTGCAGCACAGTTGATTTTTGTTCTTGTTGTGAACTTAGGAACAGCATTCTTACAAATAgctttatgtgtatttaatcATATTACACATACACCCTTAGGAAAATTAagcatggttttactacaaataaaaccaaaaaacatggttactatagttaaaccatggtaaccaaaaattaaccatgatcttgctacactaaccagagtttaaccatggtatttctagtaaaactatggttatacaaatggtaataaATGCACCAAAAACGTAGtaactacacttttactatagtaaaaccatgattaattttcataaggccAAATTTCCTATATAATAGCTAAAAACCCTATGAagccaaaacaacaaaacctGTAAATTGGATCAGTTAACACTAGTTTAAAGTCTTATTAAAAGTGTATTTGCTGACTGGTTGTAAATAGGCTGGGGTTCATGCTTATTATCTTCCACGTAAAGACCTGACCCAACTGCTTCCAACTGACTGTGGTGAGGCTGACAAATAACAAAAGCTTAACACCTTCAGTTCACAACTGAGACACAGACTTCAGCACCTTAAGACACACTAAACCTTGGGATTACGAAAAACAACTGTGTGTTTTGATTTTCTCCACCTCATAGATCAAGATATCTATCATGGAGCAAATATTTCGATGTAAGTAAGACGCTGAGTAAGACAGATCGGAGTTATGGTTGCATGCTTTTTCTGGCATGCATGCTAAATCAGCTCTCTGAGGTATGGATGCCTTTCTAAAACATGCCTGTCTCAATTATGATTCAAAACTAAATTATAGAAACGAAAATTAATGCAAGTTTGAAGGATACTTCCATTCCACAATGTTGATGCAGGTCTTCCTGAAAGGGTTTTTGAGCGTGAAGAAGAACAAGGAACGTGGCGGTCGAGGGTTTCCTCCGGTGGCCTGCAGTTTCTTGAGTTTCTCCCTTTGTTTTCTCTTTAGTTCTTCTTCATTCATGATGAACGAGGCTAAAGCTGCCACCCCAGCACCGCCACCGGCACCACCACCTCCTGACTCCATTTTGAGTGTGAAATCTCAATTCCcacaaaaaaagaatcaaaaccTGAAATGAAATTCCTAGTTTAGCAAATCCTTGGTCTTTTTAAGTCCAGGTCAGAGCTTTTGTATGGTCCTAAGCTTCATCCACCATCTCGCCCTCGCTGAGAAGGCACAGTGTACCTTCTTGGCCCTGGCCCCTGCTGCAAACCTACACCAGACAAGGAGGCATTGGAGGGGCAGGGAGCATTTAGTCGCAGCTGGCCCCTTCTGAGGGATATATATAGACGGGTAGTCAGTGTCCATTCTTGGGGGTGCGGAGGCAGGTGGAGGAGGGGATGGGCGGCCTTGGGGTGCAGCAGATGAAGAAAGAGAATGACTAAAGCTCTGTAAGAGGAATTCAGATGCTTATACAAAACCACAGATGACATAAGACATTACAAGGTAGATAATATTAAGAATAGGATATGGTTTTGAAATACACCAGACTTTTTTTCTAGGTGATTTGCtctacaaaacatcaaaaggcAATGTTTACAAGTTCCGGTTTAGGTggtttctaaataaatatataactttaCTGTTGTATTCTAAATACAAACTTTTGGTAACATTAACAGAAAGCAAAACGTACAGTGAATTTTCCCAAGAAAAAAGCTGTACAAAGAAAGTTGAcaacattctttaaatatttaatatttcagtgcATTTTCACATAAGCAAGAATATTTCAGCTGTAAAACAGCTGTAAGTTGCTTGGATACATACTGGAAAGATGATTATAGCAGCAAATACGATAGTCAAGCAAAGTCCTGCAAATTCCTTCACATTTTGAGgtgcaaaattaatatttttggatgTCTGTATATCAGAAAATCCAACAAAAGTGTCAATCATATTTGAGAAAGCTTATGATATACTATTCAACAGTGTTTATCAGTTAAAGCCCCTTATTTCCTTTACTATTGtgaatatatacaatttttgaTTACTTGTTATAATGTGACAACATTTAGGATATATGCTTGTGACATGTGCCATCCTAAATGGTATTACCaattggaaataaataaataaataaataaataaaaataaataaataaataaataaataaatacataaataaataaaactcattcAATACATTCTCTTGGTAATTCAAAGTGAAGCGTCAACAGTGCAATGACATTCTACACATTCATAAGCGcatctacagttgaggtcaaaagtttgcaaaatctgcaaaatgttttttttttttttttatcaaaataagagggaacaTACAAaaagcatattattttttatttagtactaacctgaggtgtactttttttcttattttgcctaaatatcgtatttttttccatttagtactgcccttcagaagctacagaagatacttacatgtttcctagaggacaaaataaatttaccctgaccttcaaattcaaaatgttttcacccccctgctcttaatgcatcatgtttccttctggagcatcagtgagcatttgaaccgtCTGTAATAGAGtccctcagtgtaaaaagatggatcacaaaatcatacagtcattgttggaaagggttcaaaggcacaaaaatgctgaaaaatcaaagaatttgtgggacctgaaaggtttttctgaagaacagcaggcagttcaggacaaacaagggactcatgaacaactatcgctaaacaaaaaaaaaacacagctgtggatcattcaggtaataacacagtattaagaatcaagtgtatgtaaacttgaacagtaatttttataaattcaactattattttctcttgaggactatatataaatgtcttttatgtgaaatatcttattcatgtcagtactaaataaaaaagaacatgcattttgtatgatccctcttactttggtgtaaaaaaaaaaaaaaaaagtaacgttttgcagattctgcaaggtgtatgttaacttttaacctcaactgtacattatATACAGGTCCACATCATTACTCCCAGATTCCACGGCTCATTTAATCTCATCCTTTGCAATGCTATTTCAAGCAAAGTAGTGACAGCACCAATATATTCAAGTTATTTGGTGAGATAAAGGTGACTGTGGGAGTAAGACCGACTGGAGCTGGCTGATTCTCTTCATTAATATCTATACTAAAAGCAAGCAACTAAACAAGTTGCTTTATATTTTCACAGCTTAGTTTGAAAGCTGGCATCAACCAAGTCAGTCTTGGTAAGGTTATAATACTAATGATAATGCAGGCCCACTGATAAAACATATTGTCATAAAAGCTGAAACTATAAGACCATCATGCAAGTTATCTCCGTCAGTGGTGCCCGTTGGCCTTTTACACAGATGGAGTCCATCTGAGGGCTTAGCTGAGCAGCTTGTGGCGGTCAAACACAGTCTTGCGCTGCTCCTGGACCTGTTTCTTCCAGCGCTGCTGAGCTCCCTCGACCCTCTCCAGCACAGTGTTCCCACGAGCTTGTGAACCATCCACACGTGGCCTCACATCCTGTAGAGGGAGACAAAGGACACAGTTGATACCTAAACCTAacaaaatgtttagaaaattttttttatacttaagCATAGTATCTATAAAAAAAGTTTCCAGTAAATCTAAGTCTTGTCACAAGTCTATGGAAAAAGGTATACTCTTTCAGTAATATAAgacttgagcagcaaatcagaacattatgaaaaacattatgctaaacatattaattattccaaactttttaatGCCTCCCTCTCAAGATATAATACacttaagatttttaatgtttttaaagaagtctcttatgctcaccaagtctgcatttattcaatccaaaatacagcaaaagcagtaattttatggaatatttttattttttttaaataactgctttctatttgaatatattttaaaaatgtaatttattcctgtaatttatactccagtcttcagtgtcacataatgcttcagaaatcattataatatgccgatttgctgtttaagaaacatttattattattatgaatatttaaaatagtggagtacattttatttactcagctgttttcaacaaaataataataataataataacaaatgtatttttgagcagcaaatcagaatattagaatgatttctgaaggatcatgtgactggagtaatgatgctaaaaagttattttaaatagtaaaaatattttttaaaaattactttttttgctgtactttagatcaaataaatgcaggctttgcgAGCAGAagaaactacttaaaaaaaaaaaaaaaaaaaaaaaaaaaaagtacttttccAAGGCATTTCCTTGATTATAGAGTCACACTTATCTAAAAGATCTATAaaagtatgttttgttttacttgaaTAAAAAGATGGTTTTATACTTAATACCATTtacttaataattaataaaacagcaattttacaACTCGTCAAGTGAGGGACcaattaactaaaaaaatggaaatatggTTTCATAGGGTGTGTGATTTATATTATCTTGTATTAGATACAAAGATTCAAACATCTGTAATTTatgtccaagtcaagtcaattCAAAGTCTATACCAAGTCAAAGCCTTTGGTTTCCATCTCTGTAAAATACTtctcaaacaataaaataaaaacacacatgtgCACAAACCTCAGAATCCTCCTCGTTCTGGAGTGGCATGGTGTACGGATCATGTTTGCGGATCAGAGGATCAACCAGAAGCAGAAACAGCATGTACAGCAGAAGAGCTCCAACCACTGACAAGTAGATTACAATGGTCACCTgggaaatataacaaaatattatgactcCTCAATTTAGCCTAAAATTGAAACTAGATTATAAAGCCATAAAAGCAGATTATAACAAACATCTTTAATTCAAAGTATGATTTATTGATTACTGGAAGTCGCTCAATACCTTAATGGTGTTGCTGCTTCGTTCTTCATACTTGCACTCACAAAGCAGACAGTAAGCCTCCACATCATGGCCAGGCACTGGCATGGGCTCCACCACATGCAGACAGTTACTACAAACCAATACAATAACAATACAGTAAATTCTCAGATGGATGAAAATAGTGTAATTAATTTCTCTATACATAATATCCTTTGTCCAACTGTCCCTAGTACAGTAGCCTGTCTCACCAGTCTTTCTGGGACACATTCTTTTTGTAGATATGTCCACTGATGTTTCTATAGGGTGGACAGATGCACTTGCAACGCACATCTTCAAAACTCTGAGCaagcaaaatattaagaaagtgACGTTTTGGAAATAATTTACATAACTGGGACATAAAAGCATTTGGAAAAAGACGCAATGGACATGTGCCAGGGATAAACTTACTTTATCAGCATATGCGAGTGAAATCACGTCTGTAAGTAGGGACAGCTGAACCAGAAAGACAGCTGGTATCCGGAGATTCTGAGCAACGCTGGACGACATGGTGCCTGCACATAAACATCATTTAATtcaacatttattgtttgagggaaaataatgatttaattgaAATGGTTCAACCGGcacttttgattaaaaata contains:
- the tmem9 gene encoding transmembrane protein 9; its protein translation is MSSSVAQNLRIPAVFLVQLSLLTDVISLAYADKSFEDVRCKCICPPYRNISGHIYKKNVSQKDCNCLHVVEPMPVPGHDVEAYCLLCECKYEERSSNTIKVTIVIYLSVVGALLLYMLFLLLVDPLIRKHDPYTMPLQNEEDSEDVRPRVDGSQARGNTVLERVEGAQQRWKKQVQEQRKTVFDRHKLLS